A stretch of the Clostridiales bacterium genome encodes the following:
- the tatC gene encoding twin-arginine translocase subunit TatC, producing MRKRKQKGTPDAQDAAAMEGEQALADGGAPLLVHLQALRRVLIVSAAAVAIAFFLVYSFAIDYLMAWITGPIAARGIEIIYTAMSEALVTKFKVALIAGLVIAAPVIIWQVWGFIKPALYPKEKKTFRTLFVIALLLFLLGVAFCYLAVYTLAVDFFLVAGDNLAKPMLSIDKYVSFLFGFIVPFGVAFQLPVALYLTTRMGLTNAKMLASKRKFVILGIFVLAAVLTPPDVVSQLALGLPMILLYEIGILACRLTKPKERE from the coding sequence ATGAGAAAACGGAAACAGAAAGGGACGCCGGACGCGCAGGATGCTGCTGCCATGGAAGGGGAGCAGGCCCTGGCGGACGGCGGCGCGCCGCTGCTGGTGCACCTGCAGGCGCTGCGGCGTGTTTTGATCGTGTCCGCGGCCGCAGTGGCGATCGCGTTTTTCCTGGTGTATTCGTTTGCCATCGATTATCTGATGGCATGGATTACCGGGCCGATCGCGGCACGCGGGATTGAGATTATCTACACCGCGATGAGCGAAGCACTGGTGACGAAGTTCAAGGTGGCGCTGATCGCCGGGCTGGTGATTGCCGCGCCGGTGATCATCTGGCAGGTGTGGGGGTTCATCAAACCGGCCTTGTACCCGAAGGAGAAGAAAACCTTCCGCACGCTGTTTGTGATCGCACTGCTGCTGTTCCTGCTGGGAGTGGCGTTCTGCTACCTGGCGGTGTACACGCTGGCGGTGGACTTCTTCCTGGTAGCGGGGGACAACCTGGCGAAGCCCATGCTGTCCATCGACAAGTATGTGAGCTTCCTGTTCGGGTTCATCGTACCGTTCGGCGTGGCGTTCCAGCTGCCGGTGGCGCTGTACCTGACCACGCGGATGGGGCTGACGAACGCGAAAATGCTCGCGTCCAAGCGCAAGTTCGTGATCCTGGGGATCTTCGTGCTGGCCGCCGTGCTGACGCCGCCGGACGTGGTGTCCCAGCTGGCGCTGGGCTTGCCGATGATCCTGCTGTATGAAATCGGGATCCTGGCATGCCGGCTGACGAAGCCGAAGGAACGGGAATAA
- a CDS encoding FAD-binding protein, protein MEKNISRRSFLKGTAIGAAGIAVASTGLKLQESKAEDAIAWDAEYDVVVLGYGGAGANAAVAAYENGAKVLLAEKAPEGAEGGNTAVSGQFVMATDDADGLYDYLTTLMGKFQNWDPDAVRAYCEGCVENYAWMTGPMGGDPAIISPTEHPSAGMEARNNDWKLADGEEGRLADPYKLGRKDYWYYNWAEFPEIPSSVHCLCLTATGTRFDRGYYNLCQNAVKARPIDVWFAAPGKKLITDAEGAVIGVIINKDGADLKVKANGGVVLACGGFEHNQEMIASFLQMPYVHQQGGLYNDGDGIKMALGAGADLWHMSNSAGFTWTHKRPHLDAVSLFGGPNSGSGIYVGLGGDRFMNESAATRHGRIYIGGRWISTPMPLPAYLVQDSDQLAAGKKLVSAFSDGYVDELKTGEVLMGETLEELAEAIRNSEGGKDAPDFSTERFVKAVNDYNKRYDAGEDADYGRPFSTMVPVKKGPFYATKIGPTYFNTQGGPRKNKYGQVINTEGLPIEGLFEAGEMGSIFCDMYNGSGNLGETMVFGRISGTNAAKRAKGEFKSEDKPVTTWVGEIYEPGTTRPASAIAAASANVTGTFKDGEYEGEGNGINGKIKVKVTIKDGKIENVEILEQAETEGLGGAALPKYAAQTVEKQNLEEIDVISGVTVTLDGYKEAVNDALSKAL, encoded by the coding sequence ATGGAGAAAAACATTTCCCGCCGTTCGTTCCTGAAGGGCACAGCCATTGGCGCAGCGGGGATTGCCGTTGCTTCCACCGGTCTGAAACTGCAGGAGAGCAAAGCGGAAGACGCCATCGCGTGGGACGCGGAGTATGACGTAGTCGTTCTGGGTTACGGCGGTGCCGGCGCGAACGCGGCGGTCGCTGCGTACGAGAACGGTGCAAAGGTTCTGCTTGCTGAAAAAGCGCCCGAAGGCGCTGAAGGCGGCAACACCGCGGTGTCCGGCCAGTTCGTTATGGCCACCGACGACGCGGACGGCCTGTATGACTACCTGACCACCCTGATGGGCAAGTTCCAGAACTGGGATCCCGACGCTGTGCGCGCGTACTGCGAAGGCTGCGTTGAGAACTACGCCTGGATGACCGGCCCCATGGGCGGCGATCCCGCCATCATTTCCCCGACCGAGCATCCCTCTGCCGGCATGGAAGCCCGCAACAACGACTGGAAACTGGCCGACGGTGAGGAAGGACGCCTGGCCGACCCGTACAAGCTGGGCCGGAAAGACTACTGGTACTACAACTGGGCAGAGTTCCCGGAAATCCCCTCCAGCGTGCACTGCCTGTGCCTGACCGCGACCGGCACCCGTTTCGACCGCGGCTACTACAACCTGTGCCAGAACGCCGTGAAGGCGCGGCCCATCGACGTATGGTTCGCTGCCCCCGGCAAGAAGCTGATCACCGACGCGGAAGGCGCGGTTATCGGCGTGATCATCAACAAGGACGGAGCTGACCTGAAGGTCAAGGCCAACGGCGGCGTCGTGCTGGCCTGCGGCGGCTTCGAGCACAACCAGGAAATGATTGCCAGCTTCCTGCAGATGCCCTATGTCCATCAGCAGGGCGGCCTGTACAACGACGGCGACGGCATCAAGATGGCCCTGGGCGCCGGTGCGGACCTGTGGCATATGTCCAACTCCGCCGGCTTTACCTGGACCCACAAGCGGCCGCACCTGGACGCGGTGAGCCTCTTCGGCGGCCCCAACTCCGGCAGCGGTATCTACGTCGGCCTCGGCGGCGACCGGTTCATGAATGAATCCGCGGCGACCCGTCACGGCCGGATCTACATCGGCGGACGCTGGATCTCCACGCCCATGCCCCTGCCCGCCTACCTGGTGCAGGACAGCGACCAGCTGGCGGCCGGCAAGAAGCTGGTCAGCGCCTTCTCCGACGGATATGTGGACGAACTGAAGACCGGCGAAGTCCTGATGGGCGAAACCCTGGAAGAGCTGGCTGAAGCGATCCGCAACTCCGAAGGCGGCAAGGATGCTCCCGACTTCAGCACCGAGCGCTTTGTGAAGGCGGTCAACGACTACAACAAGCGTTATGATGCCGGTGAGGACGCCGACTACGGCCGTCCCTTCAGCACCATGGTGCCCGTGAAGAAGGGCCCCTTCTACGCCACCAAGATCGGACCGACCTACTTCAACACGCAGGGCGGCCCCCGCAAGAACAAGTACGGCCAGGTTATCAACACTGAAGGCCTGCCGATCGAAGGCCTGTTCGAAGCCGGTGAGATGGGCTCCATCTTCTGCGACATGTACAACGGCTCCGGCAACCTGGGTGAGACGATGGTCTTCGGCCGCATCTCCGGCACCAACGCCGCGAAGCGCGCCAAGGGCGAGTTCAAGAGCGAAGACAAGCCCGTGACCACGTGGGTCGGCGAGATCTACGAGCCCGGCACCACCCGTCCCGCCAGCGCGATCGCTGCGGCTTCCGCCAACGTCACCGGCACCTTCAAGGACGGCGAATATGAAGGCGAAGGCAACGGCATCAACGGCAAGATCAAGGTGAAGGTCACCATCAAGGACGGCAAGATCGAGAACGTTGAGATCCTCGAACAGGCTGAGACCGAAGGCCTCGGCGGCGCGGCACTGCCGAAGTACGCGGCGCAGACGGTTGAAAAGCAGAACCTGGAAGAGATCGACGTGATCTCCGGCGTAACCGTCACCCTCGACGGCTACAAGGAAGCGGTCAACGACGCCCTGTCCAAGGCCCTGTAA
- a CDS encoding LytTR family transcriptional regulator DNA-binding domain-containing protein, whose product MQVEIKIDSTVREPKVIVLTDRMTDEVNEIVRKISETEPAMLAGFREDTVTVLDPEEIYRIYAANGKVFAVTGKAEYTLRMRLYEVEERFRRSSFVRISNSEIVNLKAVRSFDLSLAGTIRVALKNGETAYVSRRYVGKIKEALGM is encoded by the coding sequence TTGCAGGTTGAAATCAAAATTGACAGCACGGTCCGGGAACCGAAGGTCATCGTACTGACGGACCGGATGACGGATGAGGTGAACGAAATCGTCCGGAAGATTTCGGAAACGGAGCCGGCGATGCTGGCAGGATTCCGGGAGGATACGGTGACGGTGCTGGATCCGGAGGAGATTTACCGGATCTACGCGGCGAACGGCAAGGTGTTTGCCGTGACCGGAAAGGCGGAGTATACCCTGCGGATGCGGCTGTATGAAGTGGAGGAACGCTTCCGCAGGAGCAGCTTTGTGCGGATATCCAACTCGGAGATCGTCAACCTGAAGGCGGTGAGGAGCTTTGACCTGAGCCTCGCCGGAACGATCCGCGTTGCCCTGAAGAACGGAGAGACGGCCTACGTATCGCGCAGGTATGTGGGCAAAATAAAAGAAGCACTTGGAATGTGA
- a CDS encoding DUF3021 domain-containing protein: MKKKILRRCLAGMPVGVMISVVITIIISLAIGDGKYYMVYPDLVTDCGTEIAAVIIQTLCSMLYGAAFAGASVVWDTDWSLTKMTAVHFLICSAATFPTAYLMRWMNHSVGGVLGYFVQFVIIYVVIWVVSYFATKKKIEAFNRKIGAKA, translated from the coding sequence ATGAAGAAAAAGATTTTGCGGCGCTGCCTGGCCGGTATGCCGGTGGGCGTCATGATCAGCGTTGTGATTACCATTATCATCTCCCTGGCCATCGGGGACGGGAAGTACTACATGGTGTACCCGGACCTGGTGACGGACTGCGGAACGGAGATCGCGGCCGTCATCATCCAGACGCTGTGCTCCATGCTGTACGGCGCGGCGTTTGCCGGCGCTTCCGTGGTGTGGGATACGGACTGGAGCCTGACGAAGATGACGGCGGTGCACTTCCTGATCTGCTCGGCCGCAACGTTCCCGACGGCGTACCTGATGCGGTGGATGAACCACAGCGTCGGCGGCGTGCTGGGTTACTTCGTCCAGTTTGTGATCATCTACGTGGTGATCTGGGTGGTATCGTATTTCGCGACGAAGAAGAAGATTGAGGCATTCAACCGGAAGATCGGCGCGAAGGCGTAA
- a CDS encoding type II toxin-antitoxin system prevent-host-death family antitoxin — protein MNETIATATSTEMQNNFGRYLQMVMNGAEVIVTRNGKEVGRLIPRKAAVSYLTDSLTGILSGNEDPDQARAERLMEKYESTD, from the coding sequence ATGAATGAAACGATTGCAACCGCAACATCCACGGAGATGCAGAATAATTTCGGCCGTTATCTCCAGATGGTGATGAACGGGGCTGAAGTGATTGTGACCCGGAACGGGAAAGAAGTCGGACGCCTGATTCCACGGAAGGCGGCGGTTTCCTACCTGACGGATTCCCTGACCGGAATCCTGAGCGGAAATGAAGACCCGGACCAGGCAAGGGCGGAAAGGCTGATGGAAAAGTATGAGAGTACTGATTGA
- a CDS encoding PIN domain-containing protein — MRVLIDGNIILDVLQNRIPHTEMSARVWKMCETGLLDGYVSALTFANLVYVMRKELTPAKIHDVLNKLAIIFHFTDLSTADMMRAAEMEWSDYEDAVQAATAGRIHAEAIITRNVRDYRQSRIPAFAPDEFLKRI; from the coding sequence ATGAGAGTACTGATTGACGGGAATATCATCCTGGATGTCCTGCAGAACCGGATTCCCCATACGGAAATGTCCGCCAGGGTATGGAAGATGTGCGAAACCGGGCTGCTGGACGGATATGTGTCCGCACTGACTTTCGCAAACCTGGTATATGTGATGAGGAAGGAACTGACACCGGCAAAAATCCATGACGTGCTGAACAAGCTGGCAATCATCTTTCACTTCACTGACCTGAGCACTGCCGATATGATGCGGGCGGCGGAGATGGAATGGAGTGACTATGAGGACGCGGTCCAGGCTGCAACGGCGGGCCGGATCCATGCGGAAGCCATTATTACCCGGAACGTACGGGATTACAGGCAGAGCCGGATCCCGGCATTTGCACCGGACGAGTTCCTGAAGAGAATTTGA
- a CDS encoding proline--tRNA ligase — protein MKVRNLVSKRFKETPADCVIPSQTLMMRGGYIKPVGNGIFSLFPVTKRITAKIENIIRQEMNRIDGQEVLFPVAMPADIWRKSGRYDSIGSELLRFKDRSGGDMVLGMTHEEAAVQLMTDVADSYTQYPFMIYQIQTKFRDEPRCRGGLIRVREFTMKDAYSFHTSQEDLEQYYMRCYEAYNRIYARCGVPEVVAVASDSGMMGGKVSHEYMLLTDVGEDTIVLCHDCDYRANMEAAPCLITNEPGEIAPLEKVDTPDTKTIEDLCALLKIKPQQTCKAVMYQRNQDDSIVIVFIRGDLDVNETKLRNYLKAEIHPAVITEGSGIHAGFTGPIGLPEGVTVVYDKSLEGIEWFATGACEEDKHYIGFNIARDIGKVEYVDVAKAIDGGICPVCGKKSIYTSRGIEVGNIFQLGTKYTESMDMTYLDQDGTLKHPIMGCYGIGVGRLAASVCEAHRDDYGPIWPMSIAPWHVEICSLRADQPEVAETSQKLYDELTAKGIEVLWDDRAVSAGVMFSDADLFGVPLRVVISPKGLGNGTIEIASRDKSMKEIIPAGEAADFVVKYVKDALAALDCTL, from the coding sequence ATGAAGGTAAGGAACCTGGTATCCAAACGTTTCAAGGAAACCCCGGCGGACTGCGTGATCCCCAGCCAGACGCTGATGATGCGCGGCGGGTACATCAAGCCCGTGGGCAACGGCATTTTCTCGCTGTTCCCCGTGACCAAGCGCATTACCGCGAAGATTGAGAACATCATCCGGCAGGAGATGAACCGCATCGACGGGCAGGAAGTACTGTTCCCGGTGGCGATGCCGGCGGATATCTGGCGGAAATCGGGCCGGTATGACAGCATCGGCTCCGAGCTGCTGAGGTTCAAGGACCGCTCCGGCGGCGACATGGTGCTGGGCATGACCCATGAGGAAGCCGCCGTGCAGCTGATGACGGACGTGGCGGATTCCTACACCCAGTATCCCTTTATGATCTACCAGATCCAGACGAAGTTCCGCGATGAGCCCCGCTGCCGCGGCGGCCTGATCCGCGTACGCGAGTTCACGATGAAGGACGCTTACTCCTTCCACACCAGCCAGGAGGACCTGGAGCAGTACTATATGCGCTGCTACGAGGCCTACAACCGCATCTACGCGCGCTGCGGTGTGCCGGAGGTGGTGGCCGTGGCCAGCGACAGCGGCATGATGGGCGGCAAGGTGAGCCATGAGTACATGCTGCTGACTGACGTGGGCGAGGACACGATTGTGCTGTGCCATGACTGCGATTACCGCGCGAACATGGAAGCCGCACCCTGCCTGATCACCAACGAGCCCGGCGAGATCGCCCCGCTGGAAAAGGTGGACACGCCGGACACGAAGACGATTGAAGACCTGTGCGCGCTGCTGAAGATCAAACCGCAGCAGACCTGCAAGGCCGTGATGTACCAGCGGAACCAGGATGACAGCATCGTGATCGTGTTCATCCGCGGGGACCTGGACGTGAACGAGACCAAGCTGCGCAACTACCTGAAGGCGGAAATCCATCCCGCCGTGATTACCGAAGGCAGCGGCATCCATGCCGGCTTCACCGGACCGATCGGCCTGCCGGAGGGCGTGACCGTGGTGTATGACAAGAGCCTGGAGGGCATCGAGTGGTTCGCCACCGGCGCCTGCGAGGAGGACAAGCACTACATCGGCTTCAACATTGCCCGGGATATCGGCAAGGTGGAGTATGTGGACGTGGCGAAGGCCATTGATGGCGGCATCTGCCCCGTGTGCGGAAAGAAGAGCATCTACACCAGCCGCGGCATCGAGGTGGGCAACATCTTCCAGCTGGGCACCAAGTATACCGAGAGCATGGACATGACCTACCTGGACCAGGACGGCACGCTGAAGCACCCGATCATGGGCTGCTACGGCATCGGCGTGGGCCGGCTGGCCGCCAGCGTGTGCGAAGCGCACCGGGACGACTACGGCCCCATCTGGCCGATGAGCATTGCGCCGTGGCACGTGGAGATCTGCTCCCTGCGTGCGGACCAGCCGGAAGTGGCGGAGACCAGCCAGAAGCTGTATGACGAGCTGACGGCGAAGGGCATCGAAGTGCTGTGGGACGACCGGGCGGTTTCCGCCGGCGTGATGTTCTCCGACGCGGACCTGTTCGGCGTTCCGCTGCGGGTGGTCATCAGCCCCAAGGGACTGGGCAACGGCACGATCGAAATCGCCTCCCGCGACAAGAGCATGAAGGAAATCATCCCGGCGGGCGAGGCCGCGGACTTCGTGGTGAAGTACGTGAAGGACGCGCTGGCCGCGCTGGACTGCACGCTGTAA
- a CDS encoding diguanylate cyclase: MAAKAVRTKSIRTKITLVTACAIIATILITTFQGAYAIRGIGRSSAEQQLRLLCETGQKHLNSYFTSAEQSVEMVASFVGEDLESLEEAELAEHVGRTRTIFAKTASKTQGILTYYYRIDPAVSQETKGFWYTNLDGNGFAEHEVTDITHYDTSDTSALVWFTVPKATGKAVWLPPYVTDNLDVTVLSYNMPVYCGDTFVGVIGIELDYMAIADHVEHIRLYDDGYAFINDDTGYIVYHPEMTDEELELERNRQSPTGMLAENSLIRYTWKGVEKEAVWLPLANGMRLNVTVPVAEINEDWQRWIIEHCAASAVLLVAFVLLTVKLSGRIVKPLTDLTKAAEEVEAGNYDVELVPHGDDEVGILTGAFSHLVAHLKSYVRDLKDKAYGDALTAVRNKSAFDLYLQRLPEQAESRGEKLEYAVCFFDCNDLKVINDGYGHEKGDLYLKSTCTTICQVFAHSPVFRIGGDEFAAVLQHGDYEKRHELLALFDERCADLHAMAENPWEKANVARGMAEYDPEKDQSAADVVRRADQLMYAHKRSQKNGRE, translated from the coding sequence ATGGCAGCGAAAGCGGTACGTACAAAATCCATCCGGACCAAAATCACGCTGGTGACGGCATGCGCGATCATCGCGACCATCCTGATTACGACCTTCCAGGGCGCATACGCGATCCGGGGAATCGGCCGGAGCAGCGCGGAGCAGCAGCTCCGGCTGCTGTGCGAAACGGGGCAGAAGCACCTGAACTCCTATTTCACCAGCGCGGAGCAGTCCGTGGAGATGGTGGCGAGCTTCGTGGGGGAGGACCTGGAGAGCCTGGAAGAGGCGGAACTGGCGGAGCATGTGGGCCGGACACGGACGATTTTCGCGAAGACGGCGAGCAAGACCCAGGGAATCCTGACGTATTACTACCGGATTGACCCGGCGGTTTCGCAGGAGACGAAGGGCTTCTGGTATACGAACCTGGACGGGAACGGCTTTGCGGAGCACGAGGTGACGGACATCACCCATTACGACACCTCCGATACGTCCGCCCTGGTGTGGTTCACCGTGCCGAAGGCGACGGGGAAGGCCGTGTGGCTGCCGCCGTATGTGACGGACAACCTGGACGTGACGGTGCTTTCCTACAATATGCCGGTATACTGCGGGGATACGTTCGTCGGCGTGATCGGGATTGAGCTGGACTATATGGCCATCGCGGACCATGTGGAGCATATCCGGCTGTATGACGACGGGTACGCGTTCATCAACGACGACACCGGGTATATCGTGTACCATCCGGAGATGACGGACGAGGAGCTGGAGCTGGAACGGAACCGGCAGTCGCCGACCGGGATGCTGGCGGAGAATTCCCTGATCCGGTACACCTGGAAAGGCGTGGAAAAGGAGGCCGTGTGGCTGCCGCTGGCGAACGGCATGCGGCTGAACGTGACGGTGCCGGTGGCGGAAATCAACGAGGACTGGCAGCGGTGGATCATTGAGCACTGCGCCGCGTCCGCGGTGCTGCTGGTGGCCTTTGTGCTGCTGACGGTGAAGCTGTCCGGGCGGATTGTGAAGCCGCTGACGGACCTGACAAAGGCCGCCGAGGAAGTGGAGGCCGGGAACTACGACGTGGAACTGGTGCCGCACGGGGACGACGAGGTCGGGATCCTGACCGGGGCGTTCAGCCACCTGGTGGCGCACCTGAAATCCTACGTGCGCGACCTGAAGGACAAGGCCTACGGCGACGCGCTGACCGCGGTGCGGAACAAGAGCGCCTTCGACCTGTACCTGCAGCGGCTGCCGGAGCAGGCGGAGAGCCGCGGGGAAAAGCTGGAATATGCTGTCTGCTTCTTTGACTGCAACGACCTGAAGGTGATCAACGATGGGTACGGCCACGAGAAGGGCGACCTGTACCTGAAGTCCACCTGCACGACGATCTGCCAGGTGTTTGCCCACAGCCCGGTGTTCCGCATCGGCGGGGACGAGTTCGCCGCGGTGCTGCAGCACGGGGATTATGAAAAGAGGCACGAGCTGCTGGCACTGTTTGACGAACGGTGCGCGGACCTGCACGCGATGGCCGAGAATCCGTGGGAGAAGGCGAACGTCGCCCGGGGCATGGCGGAGTACGACCCGGAAAAGGACCAGTCCGCGGCGGACGTGGTGCGGCGCGCGGACCAGCTGATGTATGCGCACAAGCGCAGCCAGAAGAACGGCCGGGAATAA